The following proteins are encoded in a genomic region of Ctenopharyngodon idella isolate HZGC_01 chromosome 12, HZGC01, whole genome shotgun sequence:
- the reep3b gene encoding receptor expression-enhancing protein 3, which produces MVSWIISRSVVLVFGNLYPAYYSYKAVKTKNVKEYVRWMMYWIVFALFTVVETVTDLTIAWFPLYYEIKVAFVIWLLSPYTRGASVIYRKALHPLLSSKEREIDDYIVQAKERSYETMVNFGKQGLSIAATAAVSAAVKGQGAITEKLRSLSMHDLTQIPQDGGYSSYGSNPARRAIMDQPDGAEYYRDDDDDDRSDDEGKAVYSEDEAVSHHGLRRSQSVKITRSKVRRDARYGSLKIKGRKRPGLNAMTYSSMEN; this is translated from the exons ATGGTGTCCTGGATCATATCAAGATCTGTCGT GCTGGTTTTTGGAAACCTGTACCCAGCGTACTATTCCTACAAAGCAGTGAAAACCAAAAACGTCAAAGAATAT GTGCGATGGATGATGTACTGGATTGTCTTTGCCCTGTTTACAGTAGTGGAGACGGTCACAGATCTAACCATAGCCTG GTTTCCCCTCTATTACGAGATCAAGGTTGCGTTTGTGATCTGGCTTCTGTCTCCCTACACGAGAGGAGCTAGTGTCATTTACAGAAAAGCCCTCCATCCTCTGCTTTCCTCCAAAGAAAGG GAAATTGACGACTACATAGTCCAGGCGAAAGAGCGAAGCTACGAGACCATGGTGAACTTTGGCAAGCAGGGCCTGAGCATTGCTGCAACTGCTGCTGTGTCTGCTGCTGTCAAG GGTCAAGGTGCCATCACAGAGAAGCTCAGGAGTCTCAGCATGCACGACCTTACCCAGATCCCTCAAGATGGTGGGTATTCATCCTACGGCTCCAACCCAGCCAGAAGAGCCATCATGGACCAACCCGATGGAGCTG AGTATTAtcgtgatgatgatgatgacgacagAAGTGATGACGAGGGGAAGGCTGTGTACTCTGAGGATGAAGCCGTGTCTCATCATGGGCTGAGACGATCTCAGAGCGTTAAAATCACCCGCTCAAAAGTGCGCAGAGAT GCACGTTATGGATCTCTGAAGATCAAAGGGAGGAAAAGACCAGGGCTGAATGCCATGACTTACTCCAGCATGGAGAACTGA